In Chloroflexota bacterium, the following are encoded in one genomic region:
- a CDS encoding site-specific integrase encodes MSSVKGYIRQRGGKNSWQLQIYTGTGPDGKPLRHYETVRGSKGDARRVLHEKLVNLEKGVPVPSGNLTVGEHLHNWLQGYVKTRCSLRTLDGYQSIVEHHLIPALGHLKLKRLNTQDIQGYYAKARERLSARTVHHHHRVLSQALKYAVRQGLLGRNPAELVDPPSPRGKTMRTLTPGEVKALLEKARDSYYYPLIYMAVSTGLRQAELLGLRWRDVDDLGLSISVSQVLYKRRGVTQLKEPKTSRSRRRVKMTPKLAEFLRDYRAERESLYWQLGKPLALDSLVFTSTAFQPMNPGNLSRTFSTLAKEAGLPGVRFHDLRHTFASLSLLQGVHPKIISEALGHSSVAFTMDVYSHIIAGMQDDAMARLNEVLPEGFSRKLTAK; translated from the coding sequence ATGAGTAGCGTCAAAGGATACATCAGGCAGAGGGGGGGAAAGAACTCATGGCAGCTTCAAATCTACACCGGCACCGGGCCAGACGGGAAGCCCCTCCGCCACTATGAAACAGTACGAGGGAGCAAGGGTGACGCTCGGAGAGTGCTGCATGAGAAACTGGTCAACCTGGAGAAGGGCGTACCCGTCCCCTCAGGCAACCTCACAGTGGGAGAGCATCTTCATAATTGGCTGCAAGGCTACGTCAAGACCAGGTGTTCCCTGCGTACCCTGGACGGCTACCAAAGCATCGTAGAACATCACTTGATACCAGCTTTGGGTCATCTCAAGCTGAAGAGGCTCAATACCCAGGACATTCAAGGTTACTATGCGAAGGCCAGGGAGCGCCTATCCGCCAGGACGGTACATCACCATCACCGTGTCTTGTCTCAGGCATTGAAGTATGCCGTCAGGCAAGGCTTGTTAGGACGCAATCCGGCTGAACTGGTGGACCCGCCTTCCCCTAGAGGTAAGACCATGCGCACACTGACTCCTGGTGAAGTGAAGGCCCTCTTGGAGAAGGCCAGGGATAGCTATTACTACCCATTGATCTATATGGCTGTCAGCACGGGACTGAGACAGGCGGAACTCTTGGGTCTAAGGTGGCGGGATGTGGACGATCTTGGCCTGTCTATTTCGGTGTCACAAGTCCTCTACAAGAGAAGGGGTGTCACCCAACTCAAAGAGCCAAAGACTAGCCGCAGCCGCCGCCGGGTGAAGATGACCCCTAAGCTGGCCGAATTCCTCAGAGATTACAGGGCAGAGAGAGAATCACTCTACTGGCAGCTAGGGAAGCCGCTTGCCTTAGATAGCCTAGTCTTCACCTCAACTGCCTTCCAGCCCATGAATCCCGGTAACCTCTCTCGTACCTTCAGCACACTGGCAAAGGAAGCAGGACTACCAGGTGTCCGCTTCCATGATCTGAGACATACCTTCGCCAGCCTGTCTCTACTGCAAGGTGTCCATCCTAAGATTATCAGCGAAGCTCTAGGGCATAGCTCAGTGGCCTTTACTATGGACGTCTACTCGCATATAATCGCCGGTATGCAAGATGACGCTATGGCAAGGCTAAACGAAGTCCTTCCCGAAGGCTTTTCTCGTAAATTAACGGCAAAATAA
- a CDS encoding 2,3-bisphosphoglycerate-independent phosphoglycerate mutase yields the protein MNKLEQIETIAVRSSSKIALVVIDGLGGLPHPGTGKTELETAKTPNLDLLAKNGITGLMEPLGPGLTPGSGPGHLALFGYDPFRFTIGRGVLEALGIDFPLQQGDVAARGNFCTVNDAGVIVDRRAGRISDDECARLCQLLGKTKVDNLQPLVRPVRGHRFLVVFRGHGLHPDVSDSDPNQVGVKPKQVTALSPEAQNTAALVQEWVNKAREVLVNSHPANMVLLRGFSRHPHLPSMSQVYKLKPAAIATYPMYRGLAKLLGMNVLEIDEKSSIEEEFDVLTRHYADYDFFFLHIKQADAAGEDGNFQEKVRVIEEVDAALPRLTNLQPEVIVVTGDHSTPALLKAHSWHSVPLVLFSRWCRADDVTEFSERACARGALGRLPALAVMPLALANALKLTKFGA from the coding sequence ATGAACAAACTAGAGCAAATCGAGACAATTGCCGTTCGTTCGTCTTCCAAGATCGCTCTGGTAGTGATTGACGGTCTCGGCGGCCTGCCTCACCCAGGCACCGGAAAGACAGAACTGGAAACCGCCAAGACCCCCAATCTAGACTTGCTGGCAAAAAACGGCATCACCGGGCTAATGGAGCCCCTCGGCCCCGGTCTGACGCCTGGCAGCGGGCCGGGGCACCTTGCCCTTTTCGGCTACGACCCTTTTCGCTTCACTATTGGAAGAGGGGTACTTGAAGCACTGGGGATTGACTTCCCCCTCCAACAAGGGGATGTGGCCGCCCGGGGAAACTTCTGCACTGTCAATGATGCCGGCGTCATTGTAGATCGGCGGGCTGGCCGCATCTCTGACGACGAATGTGCCAGGTTGTGTCAACTACTCGGCAAAACCAAAGTGGATAACCTCCAGCCCCTGGTGCGCCCGGTCAGAGGACATCGTTTTCTGGTGGTCTTTCGCGGCCACGGTCTCCATCCTGATGTCAGCGATTCTGACCCAAACCAGGTGGGCGTGAAACCCAAACAAGTCACTGCCCTTTCACCCGAGGCACAGAACACTGCTGCCCTGGTTCAAGAGTGGGTGAACAAGGCAAGAGAAGTGCTGGTGAACTCACATCCAGCCAACATGGTGCTGCTGCGCGGTTTTTCGCGGCATCCTCACCTGCCCAGTATGAGCCAAGTGTACAAGCTCAAGCCAGCAGCTATCGCCACCTATCCCATGTACCGCGGTCTGGCCAAACTGCTAGGGATGAACGTACTGGAGATAGACGAGAAAAGTTCCATAGAAGAGGAATTTGATGTCCTCACCAGGCACTACGCTGATTACGATTTCTTCTTCCTCCACATCAAGCAAGCTGATGCCGCCGGTGAAGACGGCAACTTCCAAGAGAAGGTACGGGTAATAGAAGAAGTTGACGCCGCTTTACCCCGGCTGACGAACCTGCAACCGGAGGTAATAGTGGTGACCGGGGATCACTCCACCCCTGCCTTACTGAAGGCCCATAGCTGGCATTCGGTTCCCCTCGTGCTGTTCTCTCGGTGGTGCCGGGCCGATGACGTCACCGAGTTCTCTGAGCGAGCCTGTGCTAGAGGTGCACTGGGGAGGCTACCTGCCTTGGCGGTCATGCCCCTAGCCTTGGCCAATGCCCTGAAGCTCACTAAATTCGGTGCCTAA
- a CDS encoding AAA family ATPase yields MSSNTLTLPDGRTVPNTPEFRAYLRILEGNVREQNPQTRPKGAEEQPAQKPAQNKTSLVCLADVEPEAVSWLWHPYIPRGKLTLLEGDPGVGKSWVSLAIATAVSIGRGLPGLEATEPASVVMGSAEDGLGDTIRPRLDAMGANVSNIHAIKHLLDFANNEGLAILEGYITQVHPVLVIIDPLVAYVGAGTDIHRANETRAILAKLADIAEKHGCAILAVRHLTKGGALKPIYRGLGSIDFTAASRSVLLAGCDPEEPHKRGLVQIKSNLAATGKAIGYELRDGDFCWTGDSDLTAARILAAEDSGDGKSAIDEAKDFLRDELADGPVEASLVLRYAREAGLSEITVKRAKSMLGVITRRQGETGKRGGGKFTWELPKGLEDQTDLEDHGDRIEKNDPLNHFSFENHYMAQKDDPLNPPRGHDSVEV; encoded by the coding sequence ATGAGTAGCAATACGCTTACTCTGCCTGATGGTAGGACAGTTCCCAACACGCCTGAGTTCCGGGCATACCTGCGTATACTAGAGGGAAATGTGCGGGAACAAAACCCACAGACACGCCCCAAAGGTGCGGAGGAACAGCCAGCACAGAAGCCAGCACAGAATAAAACTTCGTTAGTGTGCCTGGCAGACGTGGAGCCTGAAGCTGTGTCCTGGCTGTGGCATCCCTACATACCAAGAGGGAAGCTCACCTTACTCGAGGGTGACCCAGGGGTAGGCAAGTCCTGGGTGAGCCTGGCAATTGCCACAGCGGTGTCCATCGGCAGAGGCTTGCCAGGGTTAGAGGCTACGGAGCCAGCCAGTGTTGTAATGGGTTCCGCAGAGGACGGGCTTGGTGATACCATACGGCCCCGCCTTGACGCTATGGGAGCTAACGTTAGCAATATCCACGCTATCAAACACCTTCTGGACTTTGCTAATAATGAGGGGCTTGCCATATTGGAAGGGTACATTACCCAGGTACACCCGGTACTGGTGATTATTGATCCCCTGGTGGCCTATGTAGGGGCTGGCACAGACATTCACCGGGCCAATGAGACGAGGGCAATTCTGGCAAAGCTGGCTGACATAGCCGAAAAGCACGGCTGCGCCATCCTGGCCGTGCGTCACCTCACCAAAGGCGGGGCACTGAAGCCGATCTATAGAGGGCTGGGGTCTATCGACTTCACCGCCGCTTCCCGTTCCGTGCTACTGGCTGGCTGTGACCCAGAGGAACCGCACAAGCGGGGTTTGGTGCAAATCAAAAGCAACCTGGCTGCTACCGGGAAGGCTATCGGCTACGAGCTTCGAGATGGGGACTTTTGCTGGACTGGTGACTCAGACCTGACGGCTGCCCGTATCCTGGCCGCAGAGGACAGCGGAGATGGCAAATCGGCAATAGACGAGGCGAAGGACTTCCTTAGAGACGAATTGGCAGACGGGCCAGTAGAGGCGTCCCTGGTATTGAGGTACGCAAGGGAAGCCGGGCTGTCTGAAATAACAGTGAAGAGAGCCAAGTCTATGTTAGGGGTTATCACTAGGCGGCAAGGTGAAACGGGCAAGAGGGGCGGTGGCAAGTTCACCTGGGAACTGCCCAAGGGTTTAGAGGATCAAACCGATTTAGAGGATCATGGAGATCGTATAGAGAAAAATGATCCCCTAAATCATTTCAGCTTTGAAAATCACTACATGGCCCAAAAGGATGATCCCCTAAATCCCCCTAGGGGCCATGATAGCGTGGAGGTGTAG
- a CDS encoding helix-turn-helix domain-containing protein: MQKSNQTSDRPLVYSVDEVARKLQISRNLAFKLAREKRLPGVIHLGNRRMCVSAAVIDRLLAGDNHQAEQ, from the coding sequence ATGCAAAAAAGTAATCAGACAAGTGACAGGCCGTTGGTATACTCAGTTGACGAAGTCGCCCGGAAGCTGCAAATTAGCCGCAACCTGGCCTTCAAGCTGGCCCGGGAGAAACGGCTGCCCGGCGTCATCCACTTGGGCAACCGCAGAATGTGCGTCTCTGCGGCTGTCATTGATAGATTACTGGCTGGCGACAACCACCAGGCAGAGCAATAG
- the miaA gene encoding tRNA (adenosine(37)-N6)-dimethylallyltransferase MiaA translates to MKWVVAIVGPTAVGKSSLALSLAQIFDGEIVSADSRQIYRYMDIGTAKPSPQDRASIPHHLIDIIEPKDSFSLATFQRLAYEAIEDIWQRGKLPLLVGGSGLYVWSVVEGWQIPRVPPDSEFRRKLEEKAAMGEAFSLYQHLQDLDPVSASKIDPRNVRRVIRALEVCEAARVPFSQLQGKEKPPFSTLILGLTCPRDKLYSRIDDRVDNMINQGLVEEVKGLADRGYSFDLPAMSSVGYRQIGHFLQERIDLPTAIQQIKFETHRFARHQYAWFRPKDSRIRWLDILDIEDDLEKRASCLIREQIRIDE, encoded by the coding sequence ATGAAGTGGGTAGTTGCCATCGTCGGGCCCACCGCTGTGGGCAAGAGCAGTCTGGCGCTTTCGCTTGCCCAGATATTCGATGGCGAGATTGTCAGCGCCGACAGCCGCCAAATCTACCGCTATATGGACATCGGCACCGCCAAGCCTAGCCCCCAGGATAGGGCTTCCATCCCACACCACCTGATCGATATCATTGAACCCAAAGACTCTTTCAGCCTGGCCACCTTTCAACGCCTGGCCTATGAGGCCATCGAAGATATTTGGCAGCGTGGCAAACTGCCATTACTGGTGGGGGGTAGCGGGCTTTACGTGTGGTCAGTGGTCGAAGGCTGGCAGATCCCTCGCGTCCCTCCTGACTCGGAGTTCAGACGTAAATTGGAGGAGAAGGCCGCTATGGGAGAGGCCTTCTCGTTATACCAGCATCTCCAGGACTTAGACCCGGTATCAGCCAGCAAAATTGACCCTCGTAATGTACGTCGGGTGATCAGGGCTCTCGAGGTATGCGAAGCAGCAAGGGTTCCCTTCTCTCAGCTTCAAGGGAAGGAAAAACCTCCCTTCAGTACTCTCATCCTGGGACTGACCTGTCCTAGAGACAAATTGTACAGTAGAATCGATGATCGGGTGGACAACATGATTAACCAGGGGCTGGTGGAAGAAGTCAAAGGTCTAGCAGACCGGGGCTACAGTTTCGACCTCCCAGCTATGTCCAGCGTCGGCTACCGCCAGATCGGGCACTTCCTCCAGGAAAGAATAGACCTGCCGACTGCCATCCAGCAGATCAAGTTCGAAACCCATCGTTTTGCCCGTCACCAGTACGCCTGGTTTCGCCCGAAGGACTCCCGAATCCGATGGCTTGACATACTTGACATAGAAGATGACCTCGAAAAGAGAGCCTCCTGCCTGATTAGAGAGCAGATAAGAATTGACGAGTAA
- a CDS encoding triose-phosphate isomerase, which produces MRLPVVAGNWKMNTNIDQAIELAQEMRDRLDKVRGVEKVLCPPFVSLSAVGKVISGSSIKLGAQNMYFEEKGAYTGEVSPLMLAGLCEYVILGHSERRQYFGENDEIVNEKVKAALKAGLKPILCVGERLEENEAGRTEEVVTSQTRGALAGVGFSESLVVAYEPVWAIGTGKAASGKQANDTIRLIRSTLGKLYGKASSQSIRIQYGGSVTAANIGEFISQPDIDGALVGGASLKAGEFLSIVEQTANAKR; this is translated from the coding sequence ATGCGTCTGCCCGTAGTCGCCGGCAATTGGAAAATGAACACCAATATTGACCAGGCTATCGAGCTTGCTCAAGAGATGCGGGATCGCCTGGACAAAGTAAGGGGTGTGGAGAAGGTGCTCTGCCCCCCCTTTGTCTCCCTTAGCGCCGTCGGAAAGGTCATATCCGGTTCTTCTATCAAGCTAGGGGCGCAAAACATGTACTTCGAGGAGAAGGGCGCTTATACTGGTGAGGTCTCCCCCTTGATGCTGGCCGGTCTGTGCGAATACGTTATCCTCGGCCACTCCGAGAGGCGGCAGTATTTCGGGGAGAACGATGAAATTGTGAATGAGAAGGTTAAGGCAGCGCTGAAAGCTGGGCTTAAGCCTATCCTGTGTGTTGGGGAACGTCTGGAAGAGAACGAAGCAGGCAGAACTGAGGAAGTGGTCACCAGTCAGACCAGAGGCGCTCTGGCTGGCGTTGGCTTTTCAGAGAGCCTGGTCGTCGCCTACGAGCCTGTCTGGGCCATCGGTACCGGCAAAGCAGCTAGCGGGAAACAAGCCAACGATACTATCAGGTTGATCCGCAGCACCCTGGGCAAGCTGTACGGCAAAGCATCGTCTCAAAGCATACGTATCCAATATGGCGGTAGCGTTACCGCAGCCAACATCGGTGAGTTCATATCCCAGCCGGACATTGATGGTGCTTTGGTAGGCGGAGCCAGTTTGAAAGCAGGCGAGTTTCTCAGTATTGTGGAACAAACAGCCAATGCGAAGCGATAA